One genomic region from Cryptococcus gattii WM276 chromosome C, complete sequence encodes:
- a CDS encoding AMP deaminase, putative (Similar to TIGR gene model, INSD accession AAW42384.1): MSHSPDDPYTSHSPSPFPSPLPIPTPTYEQDLNDPPHAHSSPAFDYHEERRTHLKDEIWMSHHLPRLPPPSASEAGSSIRTDAGTSFKSRMAPGDYFDTSSPTGPGRQLSPKASFNPSVLRANMSNVEKGGEGMTMREQDAGPDVNDLGTALRQATLRLDKESTMLSPSGPEYGDLDPGPVLLHRQERDAQERLDLEEENQEKELALKAFSSEEGGQTQAQPQHPSVVQQGIGNELDSLYASFSRCLELRDKYLELSNQRLGDNPRDHDGTFHGFNPPSAGDVMGLKPEYDPEMADIPGEAKDDIPTWNIYPPPPPPRWHWKAAQDGVHPEPTTLEDNNKRSAVYHRDVEVFNVEDCAIPGKDEGKTFEVNDEGVFTVYVDNVKAPAVCDGQSPVHQANGQISDSDDKQPLSRVPRLKEYFTDLDFLLGVCSDGPAKSFAFRRLKYLQSKWSLYCLLNEYQELADMKAVPHRDFYNVRKVDTHIHHSASMNQKHLLRFIKSKLKKSPDEIVIHRDDKDLTLKQVFESLNLTAYDLSIDMLDMHAHQEFHRFDRFNDRYNPTGSSRLREIFLKTDNLLKGKYLAELTHELITDLEQSKYQHSEWRLSIYGRNMNEWDNLAQWVVNNKLISHNVRWLIQVPRLYEVYKGQGLVDSFEDVVRNVFQPLFEVTQDPSSHPELHIFLQRVVGFDSVDDESKPERRLYRKFPTAKMWNTKQSPPYSYWIYYMYANMASLNAWRRSRGFNTFVLRPHCGEAGDPDHLSSAFLTAHSISHGILLRKVPALQYLFYLKQIGLAMSPLSNNALFLTYERNPFKDFFRTGLNVSLSTDDPLQFHFTASHLLEEYSCAAQIYKLTPADMCELARNSVLQSGWEMQVKKHWLGQKWYLPGAAGNDIHKTNVPTIRLAYRHATLLEELALIHHGKHSPSATPTHLKPPTTIKPEKPGLPQHSSDVGAAAMAMSSGVPVAHLVGGASELDRRSLERKRAISGADKQAQVPDTAS; this comes from the exons ATGTCCCATTCCCCAGACGACCCATACACGAGCCATTCaccctctccttttccatcCCCACTCCCAATCCCCACCCCCACTTATGAGCAGGACCTCAATGACCCGCCCCATGCTCACTCCTCTCCCGCTTTCGACTATCACGAGGAGCGCAGGACCCACTTGAAGGATGAGATCTGGATGTCCCATCATCTGCCCCGTCTCCCGCCTCCAAGCGCCTCAGAGGCAGGCTCTTCCATCCGCACAGACGCCGGCACCAGTTTCAAAAGCAGGATGGCTCCCGGGGATTATTTCGATACGAGCAGTCCAACAGGCCCTGGGCGACAGCTCAGTCCCAAAGCGTCATTCAATCCTTCAGTGCTGCGTGCAAATATGTCCAATGTGGAGAAAGGTGGGGAAGGTATGACGATGCGTGAACAAGATGCAGGTCCTGATGTCAACGATCTTGGCACCGCACTGCGTCAAGCAACTCTCCGCCTCGACAAAGAATCTACCATGCTCTCACCTTCAGGTCCAGAGTACGGAGACCTTGATCCCGGACCGGTCCTCCTCCACAGGCAGGAAAGGGACGCTCAAGAAAGGCTAGATcttgaagaggagaatCAGGAGAAGGAGCTAGCCTTGAAGGCTTTTTCAAGTGAAGAGGGAGGACAGACACAGGCGCAGCCTCAGCATCCCAGTGTAGTTC AACAAGGAATTGGAAATGAACTGGATTCGCTCTA CGCATCGTTTTCTCGCTGTCTCGAGCTTCGTGACAAGTACCTTGAACTTTCCAATCAACGATTGGGCGACAACCCACGAGACCACGATGGAACGTTTCACGGGTTCAATCCTCCGTCCGCAGGTGATGTGATGGGTCTCAAGCCCGAATATGATCCCGAAATGGCTGATATCCCAGGCGAGGCCAAAGATGATATCCCTACCTGGAATATTTatcctccccctccccctcctcgTTGGCATTGGAAGGCCGCCCAGGATGGCGTTCATCCTGAGCCTACAACGCTAGAAGATAATAACAAGCGATCAGCTGTATACCACAGGGATGTGGAAGTCTTTAATGTGGAGGATTGTGCAATTCCGGGCAAGGATGAAGGAAAGACATTCGAGGTCAATGATGAAGGCGTGTTCACCGTCTACGTCGACAATGTCAAGGCTCCCGCGGTCTGCGATGGGCAATCCCCCGTGCACCAAGCAAATGGACAAATCTCAGACTCAGACGACAAACAACCTCTTTCGCGCGTTCCCAGGCTGAAGGAGTACTTCACCGACCTTGACTTCCTTCTTGGTGTATGCTCTGATGGTCCTGCTAAGAGTTTTGCTTTCAGGAGGCTCAAGTACCTTCAAAGCAAGTGGAGTCTTTATTGTTTGTTGAACGAGTATCAAGAATTGGCGGATATGAAGGCTGTACCCCATCG AGACTTTTACAATGTCCGAAAAGTTGACACTCACATTCACCACTCTGCAAGTATGAACCAGAAGCATCTTTTACGATTCATCAAGTCCAAGCTCAAAAAGTCACCAGAT GAAATCGTCATTCATAGAGATGACAAGGATCTCACACTTAAGCAGGTCTTTGAGTCGCTTAATCTCACAGCATATGATCTTTCCATTGATATGCTTGACATGCACGCACACCAA GAATTTCACCGATTCGACAGGTTCAACGACCGGTACAATCCAACCGGATCCTCCCGTCTTCGTGAAATCTTCCTCAAGACTGACAACTTGTTAAAGGGGAAGTATTTGGCTGAGCTCACACACG AATTAATCACAGACCTGGAACAGAGTAAATACCAGCACTCTGAGTGGCGTCTCTCCATCTATGGCCG TAACATGAATGAATGGGATAATCTTGCACAATGGGTCGTCAACAATAAACTCATCTCGCACAATGTTAGATGGTTGATTCAAGTTCCGAGACTCTATGAGGTTTACAAGGGTCAGGGGTTGGTCGACAGTTTCGAGGATGTTGTCCGCA ACGTTTTCCAACCCTTGTTTGAAGTAACTCAAGAcccctcttcccatccTGAGCTTCATATTTTCCTTCAGCGAGTCGTTGGGTTTGACTCTGTCGACGATGAATCCAAACCCGAGAGGCGACTTTATCGCAAGTTCCCGACCGCCAAAATGTGGAACACTAAACAAAGTCCGCCTTACAGTTACTG GATCTACTACATGTACGCTAACATGGCGAGCCTCAATGCTTGGCGTCGTTCTCGCGGTTTCA ACACTTTCGTCCTCCGGCCTCATTGTGGTGAAGCTGGTGATCCCGACCATCTTTCATCAGCGTTCCTCACTGCTCATTCTATTTCTCACGGTATTCTTCTTCGTAAGGTCCCTGCGCTGCAGTACCTATTCTACCTCAAGCAAATTGGACTGGCTATGTCTCCGTTGAGTAATAATGCCTTGTTCTTGACGTACGAGAGGAATCCATTCAAAGACTTTTTCAGAACTGGGTTGAATGTGTCATTGTCAACAG ATGATCCCCTTCAGTTCCACTTCACTGCCTCCCATTTGCTTGAAGAGTACTCGTGCGCTGCGCAAATTTATAAGCTTACCCCTGCCGACATGTGTGAGCTGGCGCGTAACTCTGTACTTCAATCTGGCTGGGAAATGCAAGTCAAGAAGCACTGGTTAGGTCAAAAGTGGTATTTGCCTGGTGCTGCTGGCAATGATATTCATAAGACCAATGTCCCCACGATCAGGTTGGCCTATCGACACGCTACTTTACTGGAGGAGCT TGCTCTCATTCACCACGGGAAGCATTCCCCAAGTGCTACCCCGACCCATTTGAAGCCTCCTACTACTATTAAACCAGAGAAGCCTGGTCTTCCCCAGCATTCTTCCGACGTGGGGGCCGCCGCTATGGCCATGTCATCTGGTGTTCCTGTTGCACATCTCGTTGGGGGAGCGTCTGAGCTTGATCGGCGCAGTCtggagaggaagagagcTATAAGTGGAGCGGATAAGCAAGCACAGGTCCCTGATACAGCTAGTTAG
- a CDS encoding Monosaccharide transporter, putative (Similar to TIGR gene model, INSD accession AAW46465.1), with protein sequence MFFRKYKGSTEHKKPENAHAPDRDCIPSLDDLSIQLHPDTVKYVTDSQALADAIGGNGLRDMFGNGLVVAAAFSTCMGGLLFGFDQGILSIVLTMPQFLGQFPDIDVNVSSSAAFNKGIMTALLELGAFIGALQAGFVADKYSRKKAIALGSLWFIIGAIIQTSSFSFAQLVVGRFIGGLGVGLLSAVAPMYISEVAPPNIRGALLAMEGATIVIGIVVMFYITYGSRFIENDWSFRLPFLIQMAPCVLLGLGLWKLPYSPRWLAGAGRDADCLSALMRLRRLPSTDPRLQAEWISIRAEAIQNREVIIKDHPSLQGGDFMSELKLEVASWIDMFRPKLIKRTIIGPILMLFQQFQGVNALIYYSPTLFEQLGLDYEMQLDMSGVLNISQMVATIVAFFLLDRVGRKPPLIFGSICNTICHVIVAAIMAKYSHDWVKYHNEAWVAVAFILIFMFTFGVGWSPVPWAMPAEVHSSSRRAKGVAITTCACWLCNFIIGLITPPMLQNIKYGTFLFFGAFAFLSGIWVWFFCPEPMGKTLEQMDEVFRSNTAHEDNIIKAEIQVSIMGGASIESTNSVIRSREKLTDKDIQQEWVETV encoded by the exons ATGTTCTTCAGAAAATACAAAGGCAGCACAGAGCATAAGAAGCCCGAAAATGCTCATGCTCCCGACCGGGACTGCATCCCTAGTCTCGATGACCTTAGTATCCAGTTACATCCAGATACAGTCAAATATGTAACAGACAGTCAAGCCTTGGCAGACGCCATTGGAGGCAATG GTCTTCGAGATATGTTTGGTAATGGACTGGTAGTAGCTGCTGCTTTCTCTACCTGTATGGGAGGTCTCCTCTTCGGTTTTGACCAAGGTATCCTTTCTATCGTCCTCACCATGCCTCAGTTCCTCGGGCAGTTTCCGGACATCGATGTTAATGTTTCTTCCTCGGCCGCCTTTAACAAAGG CATCATGACTGCCCTTTTGGAGTTGGGTGCTTTCATCGGCGCTCTCCAAGCTGGGTTCGTTGCTGATAAATACTCTCGAAAAAAAGCAATTG CTCTTGGATCACTATGGTTCATCATCGGAGCTATAATCCAGACCAGCTCATTCTCCTTTGCCCAGCTTGTTGTTGGGCGTTTCATTGGAGGTTTGGGGGTCGGTCTACTTTCTGCAGTGGCCCCTATGTATATCAGCGAAGTGGCACCTCCGAATATTCGAGGAGCCTTACTAGCCATGGAAGGTGCTACTATTGTCATCGGTATCGTGGTGATGTTCTATATT ACGTATGGTTCTCGATTCATTGAAAATGACTGGAGCTTCCGTCTCCCCTTCCTGATACAAATGGCCCCTTGTGTCCTCCTTGGCCTCGGTCTTTGGAAGCTGCCATACTCTCCCAGATGGCTTGCAGGTGCGGGCCGAGATGCCGACTGTCTCAGCGCTCTGATGCGTCTTCGACGCTTACCTTCCACAGACCCTCGTCTGCAAGCAGAATGGATCAGCATCCGTGCAGAGGCCATCCAGAACCGGGAAGTGATAATCAAGGATCACCCATCTCTTCAAGGAGGCGACTTCATGTCGGAACTTAAACTTGAGGTTGCTTCATGGATAGACATGTTCCGACCAAAGTTGATCAAGCGTACAATTATTGGTCCCATATTGATGTTGTTTCAGCAGTTTCAAGGAGTTAATGCT CTCATCTACTACTCGCCCACCCTCTTTGAGCAACTCGGACTCGATTATGAAATGCAACTTGACATGAGCGGAGTGCTCAACATTTCACAGATGGTTGCAACCATTGTCgctttcttccttcttgaTCGAGTCGGTCGAAAGCCTCCCCTCATATTCGGTTCCATCTGCAACACCATATGTCATGTAATTGTGGCAGCTATTATGGCCAAGTACAGTCATGACTGGGTCAAATATCATAACGAAGCCTGGGTTGCGGTAGCTTTTATTCTGATTTTCATGTTCACTTTTGGTGTGGGATGGTCTCCTGTGCCTTGGGCGATGC CTGCCGAAGTCCATTCCTCATCCCGCCGAGCCAAAGGTGTTGCCATCACCACTTGCGCATGCTGGCTCTGTAACTTTATCATTGGACTCATTACTCCTCCTATGCTTCAAAACATCAAATACGGCACATTCCTCTTCTTTGGGGCATTTGCTTTCCTTTCAGGCATCTGGGTATGGTTCTTTTGCCCTGAACCTAT GGGCAAAACCCTTGAGCAAATGGATGAGGTATTCCGCTCTAACACAGCTCATGAAGATAACATCATTAAAGCCGAAATCCAGGTGTCCATTATGGGTGGCGCATCTATTGAAAGCACCAACTCTGTGATCAGGTCCAGGGAAAAACTTACCGACAAAGACATTCAACAGGAGTGGGTGGAGACAGTTTAA
- a CDS encoding monooxygenase protein, putative (Similar to TIGR gene model, INSD accession AAW42386.1), with translation MAPVAIQNPLEDAQVSSSPLKTGKASAGSLKKVLPKHPDAVPHDYMYKFKYNHELPLHGKEGIEIPQDVNPKDVADEIASLLSQATSKGDPKAFSELFLEHGVWRDRVALTWDYRTFNWRPAILKAAIDLLPENPISKVTVIDPPPTVERPYEDLSFVQAHLGFQTNKVGATALCNIVLTKDGYKIWTFNSAIESLHGFPELPERDGHMTGPHSWNQQRDIDTKLEGIEPEVLIVGGGQNGLMLGARLKALGVNALIVERNKRIGDNWRGRYEALSLHLPHWADHFAYMPYPEQHWPTYCPAEKLGDWFEWYASVMELNIWTGSSVTGAQQDANGNWTVEVNRGGQGKRVFHPKQLVMATSLIGIPHVPKIPGNDIFKGTIRHSSQHDSSREWVGKKVLVVGTSSSGFDTSYDFARRGIDVTLLQRSPTYIMSLTHSVPRLLAVYKPDENGKRPDIEVADRIAHGMPVGPGEELGRRLGQELTELDHDLLQALEDKGFKTWRGQRGTSTQTLGYTKAGGFYFDAGACKQIIEGKIKVEQGYIDHFTEDKVVLNGARERTYDLVVLATGFSNTIDSIRRTLGDDVADRCKPVWGMDEEGELNSAWRDTGVPNLWVMVGTLQAARYHSKKVALNIKARLEGICKEPYLE, from the exons ATGGCACCCGTCGCGATCCAAAACCCCCTCGAGGATGCGCAAGtatcctcttctcccttgAAGACGGGCAAAGCTAGCGCGGGGTCACTCAAGAAGGTCCTTCCCAAACATCCAGATGCTGTTCCCCACGATTACATGTACAAGTTTAAGTATAACCACGAGCTTCCTCTCCATGGAAAGGAGGGAATCGAAATTCCCCAGGACGTCAATCCTAAGGACGTGGCCGATGAGATAGCTTCCTTGTTATCACAAGCTACCAGTAAGGGTGACCCCAAGGCTTTTTCAGAGCTCTTTTTGGAGCACG GTGTGTGGCGTGACAGGGTCGCCCTCACTTGGGACTACCGCACTTTCAACTGGCGCCCCGCTATTCTCAAAGCAGCCATTGACCTTCTGCCCGAGAATCCTATCTCCAAAGTCACGGTGATCGACCCCCCTCCTACCGTTGAGCGACCTTACGAGGATCTCTCCTTTGTTCAAGCTCACCTCGGCTTCCAAACAAACAAAGTTGGGGCCACCGCACTCTGCAATATCGTTCTCACCAAGGATGGTTACAAGATCTGGACCTTCAACTCTGCCATTGAATCCCTTCACGGCTTCCCAGAGTTGCCGGAGAGAGATGGACATATGACTGGACCACACTCATGGAACCAGCAAAGGGACATTGACACTAAACTGGAGGGTATTGAGCCCGAGGTGCTTATTGTAGGCGGTGGTCAAAA TGGTCTTATGTTGGGTGCCCGTTTGAAAGCCCTCGGAGTCAATGCTCTGATCGTTGAGCGTAACAAGCGTATCGGCGATAACTGGAGAGGCCGATACGAGGCTCTTTcccttcatctccctcaCTGGGCCG ATCATTTTGCGTATATGCCGTACCCTGAGCAACACTGGCCTACTTACTGTCCAGCTGAAAAACTGGGAGACTGGTTTGAATGGTACGCCAGCGTTATGGAACTGAACATTTGGACTGGTTCCTCTGTTACTGGTGCCCAGCAAGATGCCAATGGTAACTGGACTGTTGAAGTTAACCGTGGTGGTCAAGGCAAGAGGGTTTTCCACCCGAAGCAGCTG GTTATGGCCACATCTCTCATTGGCATTCCCCATGTCCCCAAAATTCCCGGCAACGATATATTCAAGGGTACTATCAGACACTCTTCTCAGCACGACAGCTCCCGCGAGTGGGTGGGCAAGAAAGTGCTCGTCGTTGgcacttcttcttctggttTCGACACCTCATACGACTTTGCTCGTCGTGGCATAGATGTCACTCTTCTCCAACGCTCGCCTACCTACATTATGTCCCTCACTCACTCTGTTCCGCGCCTCTTGGCCGTCTACAAGCCGGATGAAAATGGCAAGCGACCAGACATCGAGGTTGCTGACCGTATCGCCCACGGAATGCCAGTTGGGCCTGGTGAAGAGCTCGGGAGAAGGCTCGGCCAAGAGTTAACCGAACTTGACCACGACTTGCTCCAAGCTTTGGAGGATAAGGGCTTCAAGACGTGGAGGGGTCAGAGGGGCACTTCTACCCAAACTCTCGGCTACACGAAAGCAGGCGGCTTTTACTTCGATGCCGGCGCCTGTAAGCAGATCATTGAGGGTAAAATTAAGGTAGAGCAGGGCTACATTGATCA TTTCACCGAGGACAAGGTTGTTCTTAACGGAGCCCGGGAAAGGACTTACGATCTGGTCGTCCTTGCAACCGGCTTCTCCAACACCATTGACTCCATCCGCCGCACCCTCGGGGACGATGTTGCTGATCGTTGCAAGCCAGTTTGGGGTATGGACGAGGAGGGTGAGCTTAACTCTGCCTGGCGAGACACAGGTGTGCCAAACTTGTGGGTCATGGTAGGGACCCTCCAAGCGGCTAGATACCATTCGAAGAAGGTTGCTTTAAATATCAAGGCTAGGTTGGAAGGGATTTGCAAGGAGCCTTATCTAGAGTAA
- a CDS encoding uncharacterized protein (Similar to TIGR gene model, INSD accession AAW42273.1): MKIEGKSFVITGGLGSIGGATAKIIAEKGGYPIIFDILSPKDGEKKIKELPNSERYVYQQTDIADRAKMEQAIQEALKKVPKGSLAGGVHCAAINPGMPWGPKMADKLDDFEKVMKVNAYGTFCVDAVVADAINSQYPPLDPFHDRVEEERGCIVNISSIVAFDTPARCLTYGPSKTTVLGITNAAADFLAPTGIRVNSIAPALVYSAILNNGGRGDYFKEEMNAHSMFPRRMTNASEIGDAIIFLIENSMMNAFHLKVDAGWRNVSSWACGRDPRKLSGLIE; the protein is encoded by the exons ATGAAGATCGAGGGAAAGT CTTTTGTCATCACTGGAGGTCTTGGTTCTATCGGAGGTGCCACTGCCAAAATTATTGCCGAAAAGGGGGGCTATCCAATC ATTTTTGACATTCTTTCTCCTAAGGACGGAGAGAAAAAGATCAAGGAGCTCCCAAACTCTGAACGTTATGTCTATCAGCAGACTGACATTGCGGACAGGGCGAAGATGGAGCAAGCAATCCAAGAGGCATTGAAAAAGGTCCCTAAGGGATCTTTGGCAGGTGGTGTGCATTGCGCGGCCATTAACCCTGGCATGCCATGGGGTCCCAAGATGGCTGATAAATTGGAT GACTTTGAAAAGGTCATGAAAGTCAATGCGTACGGTACTTTCTGTGTGGACGCCGTCGTTGCCGACGCCATCAACTCTCAATACCCACCTCTTGACCCCTTCCATGACCGGgtcgaagaagagcgaGGCTGTATAGTCAACATATCCTCAATCGTCGCTTTCGATACTCCCGCTCGGTGCCTTACTTATGGTCCTTCCAAAA CTACCGTTCTGGGAATTACCAATGCGGCTGCCGACTTCTTGGCCCCTACAGGTATTCGAGTTAACTCTATCGCCCCAGCCCTTGTCTATTCGGCTATCCTGAACAATGGGGGTCGTGGAGATTATTTcaaggaggagatgaaTGCTCACTCCATGTTTCCTCGTCGCATGACCAACGCATCGGAGATTGGTGATGCCATCATTTTCCTTATTGAGAACTCTATGATGAACGCTTTCCATCTCAAGGTTGATGCTGGCTGGAGGAACGTCAGTAGCTGGGCTTGTGGCCGTGACC CCCGAAAGCTGTCGGGACTCATTGAGTAA
- a CDS encoding t-complex protein 1, thetasubunit (tcp-1-theta), putative (Similar to TIGR gene model, INSD accession AAW42275.1): MSLKVPKASGPDLFKSGYKHLSGLEEAVLRNIAAVGELSEIVRTSFGPNGRNKLIINHLGRLFVTSDAATIIREIEVAHPAAKLLVMASTAQEAEMGDATNLVLIFAGELLKRSEHLLTMGLHPSDVIQGYEMALAKGREELETLVAAQITSSPLPSVDSLAAAVSSSLASKQPGCEALLSKLVAEAALAVMPKNPKDFNVDSVRVVKVLGGGLEASRVVRGMVFGREPEGIVKNATRAKVAVYTCGLDISQTETKGTVLLKKAEDLLNFSRGEEKQLEGYFKEIADSGVKLIIAGSGIGDLALHYLNRMDIAVIKVLSKFDLRRLCRVVGATPLARLGAPTPEEAGMIDVFETVEIGGDRVTVLRQEEGEKTRTATIVLRGATANYLDDLERSLDDGINTVRILFRDGRLVPGAGASEIELARRVSAYGGKTAGLAQHSIKRWAEACEVVPRTLAENAGLNSEDVVSSLYKAHADGQVDAGVDIESEKEGVRSTKDMGVYDPYAAKDWALKLATEAAISVLRVDSIIVAKQAGLAPPKQQGHWDDD, translated from the exons ATGTCGCTAAAAGTACCTAAAGCTTCCGGCCCTGACCTTTTTAAGTCTGGCTACAAG CACTTATCTGGACTGGAGGAGGCCGTCTTGAGGAACATAGCGGCTGTTGGAGAACTCAGTGAAATAGTGAGGACTTCATTCGGACCCAATG GTCGGAACAAACTTATTATCAACCACTTGGGCCGACTTTTTGTCACTTCTGATGCTGCCACCATCATCCGAGAAATTGAGGTTGCTCATCCTGCTGCGAAGCTTTTGGTCATGGCTAGTACTGCTCAAGAGGCCGAGATGGGAGATGCGACCAATCTTGTGTTGATCTTTGCGGGAGAGCTGCTCAAACGATCGGAACATCTTTTGACTATGGGTTTGCACCCGTCGGACGTAATTCAGGGGTACGAGATGGCCTTGGCAAAGGGACGAGAAGAACTCGAAA CTCTGGTAGCCGCACAAATCACATCTTCTCCCTTACCTTCTGTCGACAGCCTTGCTGCTGCagtttcttcttcccttgCCTCTAAGCAACCTGGATGTGAAGCGCTACTCTCAAAACTTGTCGCTGAGGCTGCCTTGGCAGTTATGCCTAAAAACCCTAAGGATTTCAACGTCGATTCAGTGCGAGTAGTCAAGGTCCTGGGTGGTGGTCTTGAGGCGAGCAGGGTCGTTCGGGGCATGGTGTTCGGCAGAGAACCTGAAG GTATCGTGAAGAATGCTACCAGGGCTAAAGTAGCAGTATATACTTGCGGCCTGGATATCTCTCAGACTGAGACTAAGGGTACTGTTTTGCTTAAAAAGGCGGAAGATCTGTTGAACTTCTCTCGCGGTGAAGAGAAGCAACTGGAGGGT TACTTCAAAGAAATTGCCGACTCCGGTGTCAAACTCATCATCGCCGGTTCCGGTATCGGTGACCTTGCCTTACATTATCTCAATCGAATGGACATTGCTGTCATCAAGGTTCTTTCCAAATTCGACCTTCGACGATTATGTCGGGTTGTTGGTGCCACTCCTCTTGCCCGGCTAGGTGCCCCCACCCCTGAGGAAGCTGGTATGATTGATGTATTTGAGACTGTCGAAATTGGTGGGGACCGTGTCACGGTCCTTCGacaggaagaaggggagaaGACTCGAACGGCCACTATCGTTCTTCGTGGTGCCACTGCTAACTACCTTGATGACCTTGAGCGATCTCTTGATGACGGTATCAACACTGTTCGCATCCTTTTCCGCGACGGCCGGCTTGTGCCTGGTGCCGGGGCCAGCGAAATTGAGCTCGCTCGACGTGTTTCTGCCTACGGTGGCAAAACTGCCGGCCTCGCTCAACATTCTATCAAGCGATGGGCCGAAGCTTGCGAAGTTGTTCCTCGTACATTGGCTGAGAACGCCGGCCTCAACTCGGAAGACGTCGTTAGCTCTCTCTACAAGGCGCACGCCGACGGACAAGTCGATGCGGGTGTGGACATTGAGAGCGAGAAGGAGGGTGTTAGGTCCACTAAGGACATGGGCGTCTACGACCCATATGCCGCCAAAGACTGGGCATTGAAGCTGGCGACTGAGGCAGCGATCAGTGTTCTCAGAGTGGACAGCATCATTGTGGCCAAGCAAGCAGGACTCGCTCCCCCTAAGCAGCAGGGACACTGGGATGATGATTAG
- a CDS encoding uncharacterized protein (Similar to TIGR gene model, INSD accession AAW42278.1), with the protein MSDRRKLAVPPGVGAGKPDHPFAVTVEDPVPNAIVPDGYGIKYHAYHTIAPNVQCRRFSYGITAWNKTSGRRHGACKLQSVTSSMLISRLGIGKIVMEKVAKPKPPAAKAPPGPICNVQ; encoded by the exons ATGTCAGACAGGCGAAAGCTTGCTGTCCCTCCTGGCGTGGGGGCTGGTAAACCCGATCATCCATTCGCAGTTACTGTTGAAGACCCAGTACCC AACGCAATTGTACCTGATGGATACGGAATAAAATATCACGCGTACCACACAAT TGCTCCCAATGTCCAGTGTCGCAGATTTTCCTATGGTATTACCGCTTGGAACAAAACTTCCGGGAGGCGTCATGGTGCCTGTAAGTTGCAATCAGTGACTTCCTCCATGCTGATCAGCCGGCTCGGAATTGGAAAGATTGTCATGGAAAAAGTAGCTAAACCAAAGCCTCCCGCTGCTAAAGCTCCTCCAGGTCCTATCTGCAACGTACAGTAG